In the Syngnathus scovelli strain Florida chromosome 16, RoL_Ssco_1.2, whole genome shotgun sequence genome, one interval contains:
- the gtf2f1 gene encoding general transcription factor IIF subunit 1 isoform X2, with the protein MASLGSSSSSGTEFIVRVPKNTSKKYNIMAFNAGDKVNCSTWTQARMERDMSARKIYGEEETPEGAAGSEFGKKQREEARRKKFGIVTREFKVEDQPWILKVNGKAGKRFKGLKKGGVTENASYYIFTQCPDGAFEAFPVNGWYNFTPVAKHRTLTAEEAEEEWGRRNKVVNHFSIMLQRRLREQTQGDEEEEESEKSAKKKKKGGGRGNDLRIHDMEDDFDVSSDDSDNSMGEDGEAKTKTKSDTGKGKSKKKRNDKEALEDSDDGDYEGLEVDYMSDESSSDEEPEKGRPSKGEDVPKGIDEASESEEESEEEKHNEEETKEEEEDEEGKKTPAQTEKKKKKDSSGESDSSDDSDIEGETASALFMVKKRTPPKRAGGRGSAGSSRTGSRPGTPSIDPAATSNTLRAAASKLEQGKRQTQGPGTDSPAAKRLKMDPSGQSPGPSGKSTPQPPSGKSTPSSSDVQLTEEAVRRYLIRKPMTTKDLLKKFQTKRTGLSSEQTVNVLAQILKRLNPERKNVNDKMHFYLTE; encoded by the exons ATGGCATCACTG gGGAGCAGCAGTTCTTCAGGCACTGAATTCATTGTGCGAGTCCCTAA GAATACTAGCAAGAAATACAACATAATGGCTTTTAATGCCGGGGATAAAGTCAACTGTTCAACATGGACACAG GCTCGCATGGAGAGAGACATGAGTGCTCGCAAGATCTACGGTGAAGAAGAGACACCGGAGGGTGCAGCCGGCAGCGAGTTTGGCAAAAAGCAGCGCGAGGAGGCGCGCCGGAAGAAATTTGGCATTGTGACACGCGAGTTCAAAGTGGAGGACCAGCCTTGGATTCTTAAAGTCAACGGCAAGGCGGGAAAAAG GTTCAAAGGTCTGAAAAAGGGCGGCGTCACCGAAAATGCATCCTACTACATCTTCACCCAGTGTCCCGATGGAGCTTTTGAAGCCTTTCCTGTGAACGGCTGGTACAACTTTACCCCGGTGGCCAAACATCGAACTCTCACGGCGGAGGAGGCTGAAGAGGAGTGGGGCAG GAGGAACAAGGTGGTGAATCACTTCAGCATCATGCTCCAGCGACGTCTACGTGAGCAAACGCAGGGcgacgaggaagaggaagagagcGAGAAATcggccaagaagaagaagaagggcgGCGGTCGAGGCAACGACCTGCGCATCCACGATATGGAAGACGACTTTGATGTGAGCAGCGACGACAGCGACAACAGTATGGGCGAAG ATGGAGAAGCCAAGACCAAGACAAAGAGCGACACAGGGAAAGGAAAATCCAAGAAGAAGCGCAATGACAAGGAGGCTTTGGAAGACAGCGATGATGGCGACTACGAGGGGCTCGAGGTGGATTACATGTCGGATGAAAGCAG TTCGGATGAAGAGCCAGAAAAAGGAAGGCCCAGCAAAGGAGAAGATGTCCCTAAAG GGATCGATGAGGCCTCGGAAAGCGAGGAAGAGAGCGAAGAGGAGAAACATAACGAGGAGGAAacaaaagaagaggaggaggatgaggaaggaAAGAAAACACCAGCCCAgacagaaaagaagaagaaaaaag ACAGCAGCGGCGAATCGGACAGCTCGGACGACAGCGACATCGAGGGAGAAACGGCCTCTGCTTTGTTTATGgtg AAGAAGCGCACTCCTCCAAAACGCGCAGGCGGGCGCGGCTCCGCCGGAAGCTCCAGAACCGGCAGCCGGCCGGGCACGCCGTCTATAGACCCCGCCGCCACCTCCAACACACTTCGTGCCGCGGCCAGCAAGCTCGAGCAAG GTAAAAGACAGACGCAAGGTCCGGGGACCGACTCACCGGCCGCTAAAAGGCTCAAGATGGACCCCAGTGGACAGAGCCCCGGCCCCTCTGGGAAGAGCACACCTCAACCCCCATCAGGAAAATCAACTCCCAGTTCCAG CGATGTCCAGCTAACTGAAGAAGCGGTCCGCCGCTACCTGATCCGGAAACCCATGACCACCAAAGACCTGCTGAAAAAATTCCAAACCAAGCGCACAGGCCTGAGCAGTGAGCAGACTGTCAACGTGCTGGCGCAGATTTTGAAACGCCTCAATCCTGAGCGCAAAAACGTAAAcgataaaatgcatttttatctCACTGAGTGA
- the alkbh7 gene encoding alpha-ketoglutarate-dependent dioxygenase alkB homolog 7, mitochondrial — MKLLLTAAAKSVHRAAFYKSSARYLNSLANSGLKAEPLLMVGSSRALVHRLGTQVEVRSAFINEEEEAELLRELEPGLKKKRYEFDHWDDAIHGYRETERVTWGAACQTILARVRSVAFASGSSLLGPVHVLDLDKTGYIKPHVDSVKFCGSTITGLSLLSDSVMRLVKADSPSEWLDLLLPRRSLYILRDQARYDFTHEILKDEQSLFNGQRVPRQRRISVICRNLPA, encoded by the exons ATGAAACTATTACTTACCGCGGCGGCGAAAAGCGTCCACAGAGCAGCTTTTTACAAAAGTTCCGCTCGTTATCTGAACTCTTTGGCAAACAGCGGCCTGAAAGCTGAACCGCTGCTGATGGTCGGCTCAAGCCGGGCTCTGGTGCACAGACTCGGAACACAGGTGGAGGTGAGGTCGGCCTTTAtcaacgaggaagaggaggctgaACTTCTGCGGGAGCTGGAACCTGGTTTGAAGAAGAAACGTTACGAATTTGATCACTGGGATGAT GCTATTCATGGCTACCGAGAAACGGAACGTGTGACGTGGGGAGCAGCATGCCAGACCATCTTAGCCCGAGTTCGGTCTGTAGCGTTTGCTTCTGGAAGCTCACTTCTTGGGCCAGTCCACGTCCTCGATCTGGACAAAACCGGTTATATCAAACCTCACGTTGACAGTGTCAAG TTCTGTGGCAGCACCATCACTGGATTAAGTCTTCTCTCAGATAGTGTCATGCGCCTCGTCAAAGCAGATTCTCCCAGCGAGTGGCTTGACCTGCTCCTGCCCAGGCGCTCCCTCTACATTCTGAG GGACCAGGCCAGATACGACTTCACTCATGAGATCTTAAAAGATGAGCAGTCTTTGTTTAATGGACAGAGAGTGCCTCGGCAGCGACGCATCTCAGTTATTTGTCGGAACCTTCCGGCTTAA
- the gtf2f1 gene encoding general transcription factor IIF subunit 1 isoform X4 has protein sequence MASLGSSSSSGTEFIVRVPKNTSKKYNIMAFNAGDKVNCSTWTQARMERDMSARKIYGEEETPEGAAGSEFGKKQREEARRKKFGIVTREFKVEDQPWILKVNGKAGKRFKGLKKGGVTENASYYIFTQCPDGAFEAFPVNGWYNFTPVAKHRTLTAEEAEEEWGRRNKVVNHFSIMLQRRLREQTQGDEEEEESEKSAKKKKKGGGRGNDLRIHDMEDDFDVSSDDSDNSMGEDGEAKTKTKSDTGKGKSKKKRNDKEALEDSDDGDYEGLEVDYMSDESSSDEEPEKGRPSKGEDVPKGIDEASESEEESEEEKHNEEETKEEEEDEEGKKTPAQTEKKKKKDSSGESDSSDDSDIEGETASALFMKKRTPPKRAGGRGSAGSSRTGSRPGTPSIDPAATSNTLRAAASKLEQGKRQTQGPGTDSPAAKRLKMDPSGQSPGPSGKSTPQPPSGKSTPSSSDVQLTEEAVRRYLIRKPMTTKDLLKKFQTKRTGLSSEQTVNVLAQILKRLNPERKNVNDKMHFYLTE, from the exons ATGGCATCACTG gGGAGCAGCAGTTCTTCAGGCACTGAATTCATTGTGCGAGTCCCTAA GAATACTAGCAAGAAATACAACATAATGGCTTTTAATGCCGGGGATAAAGTCAACTGTTCAACATGGACACAG GCTCGCATGGAGAGAGACATGAGTGCTCGCAAGATCTACGGTGAAGAAGAGACACCGGAGGGTGCAGCCGGCAGCGAGTTTGGCAAAAAGCAGCGCGAGGAGGCGCGCCGGAAGAAATTTGGCATTGTGACACGCGAGTTCAAAGTGGAGGACCAGCCTTGGATTCTTAAAGTCAACGGCAAGGCGGGAAAAAG GTTCAAAGGTCTGAAAAAGGGCGGCGTCACCGAAAATGCATCCTACTACATCTTCACCCAGTGTCCCGATGGAGCTTTTGAAGCCTTTCCTGTGAACGGCTGGTACAACTTTACCCCGGTGGCCAAACATCGAACTCTCACGGCGGAGGAGGCTGAAGAGGAGTGGGGCAG GAGGAACAAGGTGGTGAATCACTTCAGCATCATGCTCCAGCGACGTCTACGTGAGCAAACGCAGGGcgacgaggaagaggaagagagcGAGAAATcggccaagaagaagaagaagggcgGCGGTCGAGGCAACGACCTGCGCATCCACGATATGGAAGACGACTTTGATGTGAGCAGCGACGACAGCGACAACAGTATGGGCGAAG ATGGAGAAGCCAAGACCAAGACAAAGAGCGACACAGGGAAAGGAAAATCCAAGAAGAAGCGCAATGACAAGGAGGCTTTGGAAGACAGCGATGATGGCGACTACGAGGGGCTCGAGGTGGATTACATGTCGGATGAAAGCAG TTCGGATGAAGAGCCAGAAAAAGGAAGGCCCAGCAAAGGAGAAGATGTCCCTAAAG GGATCGATGAGGCCTCGGAAAGCGAGGAAGAGAGCGAAGAGGAGAAACATAACGAGGAGGAAacaaaagaagaggaggaggatgaggaaggaAAGAAAACACCAGCCCAgacagaaaagaagaagaaaaaag ACAGCAGCGGCGAATCGGACAGCTCGGACGACAGCGACATCGAGGGAGAAACGGCCTCTGCTTTGTTTATG AAGAAGCGCACTCCTCCAAAACGCGCAGGCGGGCGCGGCTCCGCCGGAAGCTCCAGAACCGGCAGCCGGCCGGGCACGCCGTCTATAGACCCCGCCGCCACCTCCAACACACTTCGTGCCGCGGCCAGCAAGCTCGAGCAAG GTAAAAGACAGACGCAAGGTCCGGGGACCGACTCACCGGCCGCTAAAAGGCTCAAGATGGACCCCAGTGGACAGAGCCCCGGCCCCTCTGGGAAGAGCACACCTCAACCCCCATCAGGAAAATCAACTCCCAGTTCCAG CGATGTCCAGCTAACTGAAGAAGCGGTCCGCCGCTACCTGATCCGGAAACCCATGACCACCAAAGACCTGCTGAAAAAATTCCAAACCAAGCGCACAGGCCTGAGCAGTGAGCAGACTGTCAACGTGCTGGCGCAGATTTTGAAACGCCTCAATCCTGAGCGCAAAAACGTAAAcgataaaatgcatttttatctCACTGAGTGA
- the gtf2f1 gene encoding general transcription factor IIF subunit 1 isoform X1: MASLGSSSSSGTEFIVRVPKNTSKKYNIMAFNAGDKVNCSTWTQARMERDMSARKIYGEEETPEGAAGSEFGKKQREEARRKKFGIVTREFKVEDQPWILKVNGKAGKRFKGLKKGGVTENASYYIFTQCPDGAFEAFPVNGWYNFTPVAKHRTLTAEEAEEEWGRRNKVVNHFSIMLQRRLREQTQGDEEEEESEKSAKKKKKGGGRGNDLRIHDMEDDFDVSSDDSDNSMGEDGEAKTKTKSDTGKGKSKKKRNDKEALEDSDDGDYEGLEVDYMSDESSSSDEEPEKGRPSKGEDVPKGIDEASESEEESEEEKHNEEETKEEEEDEEGKKTPAQTEKKKKKDSSGESDSSDDSDIEGETASALFMVKKRTPPKRAGGRGSAGSSRTGSRPGTPSIDPAATSNTLRAAASKLEQGKRQTQGPGTDSPAAKRLKMDPSGQSPGPSGKSTPQPPSGKSTPSSSDVQLTEEAVRRYLIRKPMTTKDLLKKFQTKRTGLSSEQTVNVLAQILKRLNPERKNVNDKMHFYLTE, encoded by the exons ATGGCATCACTG gGGAGCAGCAGTTCTTCAGGCACTGAATTCATTGTGCGAGTCCCTAA GAATACTAGCAAGAAATACAACATAATGGCTTTTAATGCCGGGGATAAAGTCAACTGTTCAACATGGACACAG GCTCGCATGGAGAGAGACATGAGTGCTCGCAAGATCTACGGTGAAGAAGAGACACCGGAGGGTGCAGCCGGCAGCGAGTTTGGCAAAAAGCAGCGCGAGGAGGCGCGCCGGAAGAAATTTGGCATTGTGACACGCGAGTTCAAAGTGGAGGACCAGCCTTGGATTCTTAAAGTCAACGGCAAGGCGGGAAAAAG GTTCAAAGGTCTGAAAAAGGGCGGCGTCACCGAAAATGCATCCTACTACATCTTCACCCAGTGTCCCGATGGAGCTTTTGAAGCCTTTCCTGTGAACGGCTGGTACAACTTTACCCCGGTGGCCAAACATCGAACTCTCACGGCGGAGGAGGCTGAAGAGGAGTGGGGCAG GAGGAACAAGGTGGTGAATCACTTCAGCATCATGCTCCAGCGACGTCTACGTGAGCAAACGCAGGGcgacgaggaagaggaagagagcGAGAAATcggccaagaagaagaagaagggcgGCGGTCGAGGCAACGACCTGCGCATCCACGATATGGAAGACGACTTTGATGTGAGCAGCGACGACAGCGACAACAGTATGGGCGAAG ATGGAGAAGCCAAGACCAAGACAAAGAGCGACACAGGGAAAGGAAAATCCAAGAAGAAGCGCAATGACAAGGAGGCTTTGGAAGACAGCGATGATGGCGACTACGAGGGGCTCGAGGTGGATTACATGTCGGATGAAAGCAG CAGTTCGGATGAAGAGCCAGAAAAAGGAAGGCCCAGCAAAGGAGAAGATGTCCCTAAAG GGATCGATGAGGCCTCGGAAAGCGAGGAAGAGAGCGAAGAGGAGAAACATAACGAGGAGGAAacaaaagaagaggaggaggatgaggaaggaAAGAAAACACCAGCCCAgacagaaaagaagaagaaaaaag ACAGCAGCGGCGAATCGGACAGCTCGGACGACAGCGACATCGAGGGAGAAACGGCCTCTGCTTTGTTTATGgtg AAGAAGCGCACTCCTCCAAAACGCGCAGGCGGGCGCGGCTCCGCCGGAAGCTCCAGAACCGGCAGCCGGCCGGGCACGCCGTCTATAGACCCCGCCGCCACCTCCAACACACTTCGTGCCGCGGCCAGCAAGCTCGAGCAAG GTAAAAGACAGACGCAAGGTCCGGGGACCGACTCACCGGCCGCTAAAAGGCTCAAGATGGACCCCAGTGGACAGAGCCCCGGCCCCTCTGGGAAGAGCACACCTCAACCCCCATCAGGAAAATCAACTCCCAGTTCCAG CGATGTCCAGCTAACTGAAGAAGCGGTCCGCCGCTACCTGATCCGGAAACCCATGACCACCAAAGACCTGCTGAAAAAATTCCAAACCAAGCGCACAGGCCTGAGCAGTGAGCAGACTGTCAACGTGCTGGCGCAGATTTTGAAACGCCTCAATCCTGAGCGCAAAAACGTAAAcgataaaatgcatttttatctCACTGAGTGA
- the gtf2f1 gene encoding general transcription factor IIF subunit 1 isoform X3: protein MASLGSSSSSGTEFIVRVPKNTSKKYNIMAFNAGDKVNCSTWTQARMERDMSARKIYGEEETPEGAAGSEFGKKQREEARRKKFGIVTREFKVEDQPWILKVNGKAGKRFKGLKKGGVTENASYYIFTQCPDGAFEAFPVNGWYNFTPVAKHRTLTAEEAEEEWGRRNKVVNHFSIMLQRRLREQTQGDEEEEESEKSAKKKKKGGGRGNDLRIHDMEDDFDVSSDDSDNSMGEDGEAKTKTKSDTGKGKSKKKRNDKEALEDSDDGDYEGLEVDYMSDESSSSDEEPEKGRPSKGEDVPKGIDEASESEEESEEEKHNEEETKEEEEDEEGKKTPAQTEKKKKKDSSGESDSSDDSDIEGETASALFMKKRTPPKRAGGRGSAGSSRTGSRPGTPSIDPAATSNTLRAAASKLEQGKRQTQGPGTDSPAAKRLKMDPSGQSPGPSGKSTPQPPSGKSTPSSSDVQLTEEAVRRYLIRKPMTTKDLLKKFQTKRTGLSSEQTVNVLAQILKRLNPERKNVNDKMHFYLTE, encoded by the exons ATGGCATCACTG gGGAGCAGCAGTTCTTCAGGCACTGAATTCATTGTGCGAGTCCCTAA GAATACTAGCAAGAAATACAACATAATGGCTTTTAATGCCGGGGATAAAGTCAACTGTTCAACATGGACACAG GCTCGCATGGAGAGAGACATGAGTGCTCGCAAGATCTACGGTGAAGAAGAGACACCGGAGGGTGCAGCCGGCAGCGAGTTTGGCAAAAAGCAGCGCGAGGAGGCGCGCCGGAAGAAATTTGGCATTGTGACACGCGAGTTCAAAGTGGAGGACCAGCCTTGGATTCTTAAAGTCAACGGCAAGGCGGGAAAAAG GTTCAAAGGTCTGAAAAAGGGCGGCGTCACCGAAAATGCATCCTACTACATCTTCACCCAGTGTCCCGATGGAGCTTTTGAAGCCTTTCCTGTGAACGGCTGGTACAACTTTACCCCGGTGGCCAAACATCGAACTCTCACGGCGGAGGAGGCTGAAGAGGAGTGGGGCAG GAGGAACAAGGTGGTGAATCACTTCAGCATCATGCTCCAGCGACGTCTACGTGAGCAAACGCAGGGcgacgaggaagaggaagagagcGAGAAATcggccaagaagaagaagaagggcgGCGGTCGAGGCAACGACCTGCGCATCCACGATATGGAAGACGACTTTGATGTGAGCAGCGACGACAGCGACAACAGTATGGGCGAAG ATGGAGAAGCCAAGACCAAGACAAAGAGCGACACAGGGAAAGGAAAATCCAAGAAGAAGCGCAATGACAAGGAGGCTTTGGAAGACAGCGATGATGGCGACTACGAGGGGCTCGAGGTGGATTACATGTCGGATGAAAGCAG CAGTTCGGATGAAGAGCCAGAAAAAGGAAGGCCCAGCAAAGGAGAAGATGTCCCTAAAG GGATCGATGAGGCCTCGGAAAGCGAGGAAGAGAGCGAAGAGGAGAAACATAACGAGGAGGAAacaaaagaagaggaggaggatgaggaaggaAAGAAAACACCAGCCCAgacagaaaagaagaagaaaaaag ACAGCAGCGGCGAATCGGACAGCTCGGACGACAGCGACATCGAGGGAGAAACGGCCTCTGCTTTGTTTATG AAGAAGCGCACTCCTCCAAAACGCGCAGGCGGGCGCGGCTCCGCCGGAAGCTCCAGAACCGGCAGCCGGCCGGGCACGCCGTCTATAGACCCCGCCGCCACCTCCAACACACTTCGTGCCGCGGCCAGCAAGCTCGAGCAAG GTAAAAGACAGACGCAAGGTCCGGGGACCGACTCACCGGCCGCTAAAAGGCTCAAGATGGACCCCAGTGGACAGAGCCCCGGCCCCTCTGGGAAGAGCACACCTCAACCCCCATCAGGAAAATCAACTCCCAGTTCCAG CGATGTCCAGCTAACTGAAGAAGCGGTCCGCCGCTACCTGATCCGGAAACCCATGACCACCAAAGACCTGCTGAAAAAATTCCAAACCAAGCGCACAGGCCTGAGCAGTGAGCAGACTGTCAACGTGCTGGCGCAGATTTTGAAACGCCTCAATCCTGAGCGCAAAAACGTAAAcgataaaatgcatttttatctCACTGAGTGA